In Choloepus didactylus isolate mChoDid1 chromosome 6, mChoDid1.pri, whole genome shotgun sequence, one DNA window encodes the following:
- the SYT8 gene encoding synaptotagmin-8, whose product MVPPPAPHGSLAPAGTTALPGPVPSLITGIPWPPWALAAVAGAAGILIVSCLLCAICCCRRRRRKKPRDKEAVGLASTRGATTTHLVQPDVDSLEAGPGGPQQWGRLQLSLEYHRSNQEVRVGLKQAAGLRAPDPGSPTDPYARVSVSTQADQWRETRVHRGTLSPVFEETCSFQVPQATLPGATLRVQLLAFRRFSPHVPLGELRLPLGTTDLRHVLECWHELGPPGTDEPELSGELCVSLRYVPGTGRLTVVVLEARGLSPGLAEPYVKVQLLLNQRKWKKRRTSMRKGTVAPYFNEPFTFRVPVSQVQSVDLVLAIWARGPQLRAQPVGKVLLGARASGQPLQHWADMLARAQRPSTQWHRLRSPSEVDQALGLRPRLPLHLPHH is encoded by the exons ATGGTGCCCCCGCCAGCCCCCCATGGCTCCCTGGCCCCAGCTGGCACCACGGCTCTGCCCGGGCCCGTTCCATCCCTCATCACCGGGATCCCCT GGCCCCCCTGGGCACTCGCTGCCGTTGCTGGGGCAGCAGGCATCCTCATCGTCTCCTGTCTCCTCTGTGCCATCTGCTGCTGCCGCCGTCGCCGTAGGAAAAAGCCCAGGGACAAGGAGGCTGTGGGCCTGGCCAGTACTCGGGGTGCCACCACCACCCACCTG GTGCAGCCGGACGTGGATAGCCTGGAGGCCGGCCCGGGGGGGCCTCAGCAGTGGGGGCGCCTGCAGCTCTCCCTGGAGTATCACCGCAGCAACCAGGAG GTCAGGGTGGGCCTGAAGCAAGCCGCCGGCCTGAGGGCCCCGGACCCCGGCAGCCCTACAGACCCCTACGCCCGCGTCAGCGTCTCCACCCAGGCTGACCAGTGGCGCGAGACCCGGGTGCACCGGGGCACGCTCAGCCCCGTGTTCGAGGAGACCTGCAGCTTCCAG GTCCCGCAGGCCACACTGCCCGGGGCCACGCTGCGGGTGCAGCTCCTGGCCTTCCGGCGCTTCTCCCCGCACGTGCCGCTGGGCGAGCTCCGCCTGCCTCTGGGCACCACAGACCTGCGGCACGTCCTGGAGTGCTGGCACGAGTTGGGTCCCCCAGGCACTGATGAG CCGGAGCTGAGCGGGGAGCTGTGCGTCTCGCTGCGCTACGTGCCCGGCACAGGCCGGCTAACCGTGGTGGTGCTGGAGGCCCGAGGCCTCAGCCCAGGGCTGGCAG AGCCCTATGTGAAGGTCCAGCTCCTGCTGAaccagaggaaatggaaaaagcgGAGGACGTCCATGAGGAAGGGCACGGTGGCCCCATACTTCAACGAGCCTTTCACCTTCCGAGTGCCCGTCAGCCAGGTCCAG AGTGTGGACCTGGTGCTGGCCATCTGGGCCCGCGGCCCACAGCTCCGGGCCCAGCCCGTGGGGAAGGTGCTGCTCGGTGCCCGCGCCTCCGGCCAGCCCCTGCAGCACTGGGCAGACATGCTGGCCCGTGCCCAGCGCCCCAGCACCCAGTGGCACCGCCTGCGGTCCCCCAGTGAGGTGGACCAGGCCCTGGGCCTGCGGCCTCGCCTGCCCCTGCACTTGCCCCACCACTGA
- the TNNI2 gene encoding troponin I, fast skeletal muscle, with amino-acid sequence MGLTLLPPPWQKRNRAITARRQHLKSVMLQIAATELEKEEGRRESEKQNYLAEHCPALHIPGSMAEVQELCRQLHAKIDAAEEEKYDMEMRVQKSTKELEDMNQKLFDLRGKFKRPPLRRVRMSADAMLKALLGSKHKVCMDLRANLKQVKKEDTEKERDLRDVGDWRKNIEEKSGMEGRKKMFESES; translated from the exons ATGGGCCTgaccctgctccccccaccctggcaGAAACGCAATAGGGCCATCACGGCCAGGAGGCAGCACCTGAAG agCGTCATGCTCCAGATCGCGGCCACAGAGCTGGAGAAGGAGGAGGGCCGCCGCGAGTCGGAGAAACAGAACTACCTGGCGGAGCACTGCCCGGCGCTGCACATCCCGGGCTCCATGGCTGAAGTGCAG gagctcTGCAGACAGCTGCACGCCAAGATCGACGCCGCGGAGGAGGAGAAGTACGACATGGAGATGCGGGTCCAGAAGAGCACCAAGGAG CTGGAGGACATGAACCAGAAGCTCTTCGACCTGCGGGGCAAGTTCAAGAGGCCCCCACTGCGGCGCGTGCGCATGTCGGCCGACGCCATGCTCAAGGCCCTGCTGGGCTCCAAGCACAAGGTGTGCATGGACCTGCGCGCCAACCTGAAGCAGGTCAAGAAGGAGGACACCGAGAAG GAGCGGGACCTGCGCGACGTGGGCGACTGGCGGAAGAACATCGAGGAGAAGTCGGGCATGGAGGGCAGGAAGAAGATGTTCGAGTCCGAGTCCTAG